One window of Gloeothece citriformis PCC 7424 genomic DNA carries:
- a CDS encoding ArsC/Spx/MgsR family protein, translating to MVKVIFYEKPGCINNTKQKALLSAAGHEVEAHSLLNTPWTPESLRPFFGSRPVVEWFNYTAPRIKSGEVIPNQLDEVTALSLMIADPLLIRRPLIQVEDIYQVGFDPVHIDGWIGLNPQNPITEDLETCPRSQSNSKTSSEHNCKTSA from the coding sequence ATGGTCAAAGTCATCTTTTACGAAAAACCCGGCTGTATTAACAATACTAAGCAAAAAGCCTTGTTATCGGCTGCCGGACACGAAGTAGAAGCCCATAGTCTCTTAAATACCCCTTGGACTCCCGAAAGTCTGCGGCCATTTTTTGGTTCTCGGCCAGTGGTGGAATGGTTTAATTACACAGCACCACGAATTAAATCAGGGGAAGTCATCCCCAATCAATTAGATGAAGTGACAGCCTTAAGCCTGATGATAGCAGATCCGTTATTAATTCGTCGTCCCCTAATTCAAGTCGAGGACATTTATCAAGTGGGGTTTGATCCGGTTCATATTGATGGTTGGATTGGATTAAATCCTCAAAATCCCATTACTGAAGATTTAGAAACTTGTCCCCGTTCACAGTCTAACTCCAAAACTTCCTCAGAACACAACTGTAAAACGTCAGCTTAA
- a CDS encoding phytoene desaturase family protein, whose product METDIIIIGSGIGGLSCASLLAKYGFQVTVCESHSIPGGAAHSFQYKGYHFDSGPSLYSGLSYSPSPNPLKQVLDAIEEDLSWVTYDTWGCCLPEGNFDTSVGADQFCQVLETLRGKEALTQWRNLQHLMQPLKDAAIAIPPATLRLDLGALITVGQFFPSLLPHAPQMFKLTGAFSDIIEGTITDPFIRNWLDLLCFLLSGLPAKGTLGAEVAFMFADWYRPGVKLDYPIGGSGAIVEALVRGLEKYGGELLLNAHVEQILVENKRAVGIQLHNGKQIRAKKAVVSNASVWDTLKMIPDGAISNSYRQQRQNTPQCDSFMHFHLGIDGTNIPFDLACHYIVVNDWEKGITAPQNVILISIPSVLDPNLAPPGKHVIHAYTPGNEPYHLWQGLDRRSPEYETLKQQRSQAVWKALERVIPDIRSRCEVTLIGTPLTHERFLRRDQGTYGPAIAAGKGFFPGGTTPLRGLWCCGDSTFPGIGLPAVAASGMIVANTFAPISKHLSMLKNIQLI is encoded by the coding sequence ATGGAGACAGACATTATCATCATTGGGAGTGGTATTGGGGGGTTAAGTTGTGCCTCCCTTTTAGCTAAATATGGGTTTCAAGTTACCGTTTGTGAGAGTCATTCTATCCCTGGTGGGGCGGCTCATAGTTTTCAATATAAAGGGTATCATTTTGATTCTGGCCCCTCTTTATATTCTGGGTTATCCTATAGCCCTTCTCCTAACCCCTTAAAACAAGTTTTAGACGCAATAGAAGAAGATTTATCTTGGGTAACTTATGATACTTGGGGTTGCTGCCTTCCAGAGGGAAATTTTGATACTTCTGTGGGGGCTGATCAATTTTGCCAAGTGTTGGAAACGTTACGAGGAAAAGAAGCTCTCACCCAGTGGCGCAACCTTCAACACCTCATGCAACCCTTAAAAGACGCGGCGATCGCTATTCCTCCGGCTACCCTACGTCTTGATTTAGGGGCACTGATTACGGTAGGTCAATTTTTCCCCTCTCTTCTACCCCACGCCCCCCAAATGTTTAAATTAACGGGCGCTTTTAGTGATATTATTGAGGGTACAATTACCGATCCGTTTATCCGTAATTGGTTAGATTTACTGTGTTTTCTTCTCTCTGGACTACCAGCTAAGGGCACTCTTGGGGCAGAAGTGGCCTTTATGTTTGCAGATTGGTATCGTCCGGGGGTAAAGTTAGACTATCCGATCGGGGGAAGTGGGGCGATCGTCGAGGCTTTAGTGAGAGGATTAGAAAAATATGGGGGAGAACTGTTACTTAATGCCCATGTTGAGCAAATTTTAGTCGAAAATAAGCGGGCGGTAGGGATACAGTTACACAACGGTAAACAGATACGGGCAAAAAAAGCCGTCGTGAGTAATGCTTCGGTTTGGGATACCCTGAAAATGATTCCTGACGGTGCAATCTCTAATTCTTACCGACAACAGCGACAAAATACCCCTCAATGTGATAGTTTTATGCACTTTCATCTAGGAATTGATGGGACAAATATTCCCTTTGATTTAGCCTGTCATTATATTGTAGTGAATGATTGGGAAAAAGGAATAACCGCTCCTCAAAATGTTATTTTAATCTCAATTCCTTCGGTTCTCGATCCCAATTTAGCCCCCCCCGGAAAGCACGTTATTCATGCTTATACTCCAGGGAATGAACCTTATCATCTTTGGCAAGGTTTAGATCGTCGTTCTCCTGAATATGAGACTCTAAAACAACAGCGATCGCAAGCGGTTTGGAAGGCGCTAGAAAGAGTTATTCCCGATATTCGTTCCCGATGTGAAGTGACTTTAATAGGAACGCCTTTAACTCATGAACGGTTTTTAAGACGCGATCAGGGAACTTACGGGCCAGCGATCGCCGCCGGAAAAGGGTTTTTTCCGGGTGGAACTACTCCTTTGAGGGGTTTATGGTGTTGTGGGGATTCTACTTTTCCGGGGATTGGGTTGCCGGCGGTGGCGGCCAGTGGGATGATAGTGGCTAATACCTTTGCCCCCATATCTAAACATTTATCGATGCTTAAAAATATTCAATTGATCTGA
- a CDS encoding PEP-CTERM sorting domain-containing protein translates to MKDLKLSLFAFGAGLGLNFAPIHPLKAANFEWDFSGYNATGAGYLRFNDVAIRKSHNNDLFTQNGQTQIKLSQLASIPNINLKFDFELEDIAFFGYDEQTVYFYPNQDPELIFKWENGVGDLIGINYSDSQPLSMSSCHYIYCADFNGTFQTTWTGNTFVNQGRGRVDSYEWELVYTWDETIQDWVSDWELVYQESFDSSTYGGFEGLITFSTLEPVVIPEPLTFLGSGTAMAIGRFFKRCLSKKPKKN, encoded by the coding sequence ATGAAAGATTTAAAATTAAGTCTTTTTGCTTTTGGTGCTGGTTTAGGTTTAAATTTTGCCCCCATACACCCCTTAAAGGCTGCTAATTTCGAGTGGGATTTTTCGGGTTATAATGCAACGGGAGCGGGGTATTTACGATTTAATGATGTAGCTATCAGAAAATCCCATAATAATGATTTATTTACCCAAAATGGACAAACTCAAATTAAATTATCCCAATTAGCCAGCATCCCTAACATCAATTTAAAATTTGATTTCGAGTTAGAAGATATCGCCTTTTTTGGCTACGATGAACAAACAGTCTATTTTTATCCCAATCAAGACCCAGAATTGATTTTTAAATGGGAAAATGGGGTAGGAGATTTAATCGGGATTAATTATAGCGATAGTCAACCCTTGTCAATGTCATCTTGTCATTATATTTATTGTGCAGATTTTAACGGAACTTTTCAGACGACTTGGACAGGAAATACCTTTGTTAATCAAGGAAGAGGCCGAGTAGACAGCTATGAATGGGAACTGGTATATACTTGGGATGAAACAATACAAGATTGGGTTTCTGATTGGGAGCTAGTTTATCAAGAAAGTTTTGACTCTTCTACTTATGGTGGATTTGAAGGATTGATAACTTTTTCGACCCTTGAACCTGTCGTGATTCCTGAACCCTTAACATTTCTCGGAAGTGGGACAGCTATGGCTATAGGAAGATTTTTTAAACGGTGTTTATCTAAAAAGCCCAAAAAAAACTAA